In Alkalihalobacillus sp. TS-13, the following are encoded in one genomic region:
- a CDS encoding DUF4386 domain-containing protein — protein MRKSTNSGRRSAVITGVLIIAGLVAGIFSVVPVIDGADYIIKAYTYENQVLIGAFFQLLMVVAYVGIPILMYPILSIHNKSLALGSVAFGIIAGVFIIIGVIILLLLLTLSHEFTKVGTLDISYFQSLGELLQTGRDMVNHVATTLAFVLAMLLYNCIFYQTKLVPRWLSVWGIIGSTLSILASLLFMIRFIGLDATYMMLNIPIAFQQLVLAIWLIVKRFNPKVQDSISN, from the coding sequence TTGAGGAAGAGTACAAATTCTGGCAGAAGATCTGCGGTAATTACTGGTGTGTTAATAATAGCCGGCTTGGTTGCAGGTATATTTAGTGTTGTTCCTGTTATAGATGGAGCAGACTACATTATCAAGGCTTATACATATGAAAACCAGGTACTCATAGGAGCGTTTTTCCAGTTGTTAATGGTTGTTGCCTATGTTGGGATTCCTATTTTGATGTATCCGATTTTAAGTATACATAATAAAAGTTTAGCTCTTGGATCTGTTGCTTTCGGCATTATTGCGGGTGTATTCATTATTATTGGTGTAATCATCCTTCTGTTGCTATTGACATTAAGCCACGAATTTACAAAAGTCGGAACTCTGGATATATCGTATTTTCAGTCCTTAGGTGAATTGTTACAGACAGGACGTGATATGGTGAACCATGTGGCAACGACACTGGCATTTGTTTTGGCAATGCTCTTGTATAACTGCATATTTTACCAAACAAAACTAGTTCCACGTTGGTTGTCAGTGTGGGGTATTATTGGATCTACATTGTCCATATTGGCAAGCTTATTATTTATGATTCGCTTCATCGGTCTGGATGCAACCTACATGATGTTGAACATTCCAATAGCCTTCCAACAATTGGTTTTGGCTATATGGTTAATCGTAAAAAGATTCAACCCAAAGGTACAGGATTCTATATCAAATTAA
- a CDS encoding DUF4871 domain-containing protein, whose protein sequence is MGRKVIWVFFGFFIFFVVTGILSFYNESPLQPSTAFIDDHEIIDELEVDVSDEMIEEINWEVSPEFQAGTYMMRGIENKVGFIDAGFVANQGNKYMWHFWGDHLEGKLSVVAVNENDPHTLVPALSNGEDTYFMWSATELAGPNNRADAHLPSNMELTGSGKWALLVFLGGNYIDHIVVEVE, encoded by the coding sequence ATGGGCAGGAAAGTAATCTGGGTATTTTTCGGTTTTTTCATATTTTTCGTTGTCACAGGTATCTTATCGTTTTATAACGAAAGCCCACTTCAACCTAGTACTGCATTCATCGATGATCATGAAATCATTGATGAGCTGGAAGTAGACGTATCTGATGAGATGATTGAAGAAATCAATTGGGAAGTCTCTCCTGAGTTTCAAGCTGGCACTTATATGATGAGGGGCATTGAAAATAAGGTAGGTTTCATTGATGCTGGATTTGTTGCTAACCAGGGGAACAAATACATGTGGCATTTCTGGGGTGACCACCTTGAAGGGAAATTGTCTGTCGTAGCGGTCAATGAAAACGACCCTCATACCCTTGTACCTGCTTTAAGTAACGGGGAAGACACCTACTTCATGTGGTCGGCTACGGAATTGGCAGGACCGAACAATAGAGCGGATGCACATTTACCCTCCAACATGGAATTGACGGGGTCAGGAAAATGGGCACTGCTCGTATTTCTAGGAGGTAATTACATCGATCATATTGTGGTCGAGGTAGAATAG
- a CDS encoding GNAT family N-acetyltransferase translates to MLKIRLIKPEVTYGLRQKILRPQQTIEECKYASDASEESFHLGAFSNDKLISVASFYQEDDPQITGEKQYRLRGMATVETSRGQGAGRSLIEAAEKEMRGRGVDVWWCNARTSVSGYYEKMGLNAIGDVFDIHPIGPHKLMYKTLK, encoded by the coding sequence ATGTTAAAAATACGTTTGATCAAGCCAGAAGTTACATATGGATTAAGACAAAAGATTTTACGGCCGCAACAGACCATAGAAGAATGTAAGTATGCTAGCGATGCTTCTGAGGAGTCTTTTCATTTAGGGGCTTTTTCAAATGATAAGTTGATCAGCGTCGCGTCCTTTTATCAAGAAGATGATCCACAGATCACTGGAGAAAAACAATATAGGTTGAGAGGGATGGCCACAGTGGAAACGTCCCGGGGTCAAGGTGCAGGGCGTTCATTGATTGAGGCTGCTGAAAAAGAAATGCGCGGACGCGGTGTGGATGTCTGGTGGTGCAACGCTCGTACGTCGGTGAGCGGATACTATGAAAAGATGGGCTTGAACGCAATCGGTGACGTATTCGACATACATCCGATCGGACCGCATAAGCTGATGTACAAGACTTTAAAATAG